A genome region from Chlamydiota bacterium includes the following:
- a CDS encoding DUF4416 family protein, with the protein MGRPQFPHEVVLFVGLLTSAGHLLSAEQVLEKKWGTIKKRSPVFPFDYSAYYEDELGPKIIRCFYVFERKLDPLMIRDIKLESNALEEEGSVSGLRQWNIDPGYIDLDKIVLATTKPATYRIYLGKGIYAQSTLYFKDKAFHPWPWTYRDYKEEIALSFFKEAREEFKKAKLEVKSQKQSSKLEARGSR; encoded by the coding sequence ATGGGTCGTCCCCAATTTCCACATGAAGTTGTTCTTTTTGTAGGGCTTTTAACATCCGCGGGTCATCTTCTAAGCGCTGAACAAGTTTTAGAAAAAAAATGGGGGACAATTAAAAAAAGAAGTCCCGTTTTTCCATTTGATTACAGTGCGTATTATGAAGATGAATTGGGTCCTAAAATTATTCGATGCTTTTATGTTTTTGAACGCAAATTAGATCCTTTGATGATTCGGGATATTAAATTAGAATCAAATGCCCTTGAAGAGGAGGGGAGTGTTTCAGGGTTGAGACAGTGGAATATTGATCCAGGGTATATCGATCTTGACAAAATCGTTCTTGCAACAACAAAGCCGGCAACTTATCGTATTTACCTTGGAAAGGGAATTTATGCCCAGTCCACTTTATATTTCAAAGATAAAGCGTTTCATCCCTGGCCATGGACTTATCGAGATTATAAGGAGGAGATAGCGCTTAGTTTTTTTAAGGAAGCACGAGAGGAATTTAAGAAAGCGAAACTTGAAGTTAAGAGTCAAAAGCAAAGCTCGAAGCTGGAGGCTCGAGGCTCGAGGTAA
- a CDS encoding DUF1015 domain-containing protein — MATIKPFKGIYYNPKKIKIENVIAQPYDKIDSKLFKAYKERDPHNAVRLILKSDLSKMSNSKIGYEPQAQLLQQWLKEEIFIQEPEEAFYAYDQEFRVFGEIKHRQALIGLGGLEEYGKGIVFPHEETLSKPKADRLNHLTATQTQFGLIFMLYEDKNYLISKELHIDTSTKMLFDFVDKDDGVRHQLWSVKDQVLTQKITEQMKDKKLLIADGHHRYETALTYRNQMRERFGSLPFSKPYDYAMMAFVNLYDEGLVILPTHRLIRKVSEEAKTQLWSVLKAHFKIDRFKLPKTSQSKFIHEKMTPGHSFKHVIGLCENLDELVLLHYEATVLPQNEINEKHTEAWRRLDVVLLHYLILEKGLGIEEEMVKQEENLFYCRGIDEALESLKLSKAEMVFFLNPTQSESVRDVAFGGERMPQKSTDFYPKLMTGLTLNRMEF, encoded by the coding sequence ATGGCAACGATTAAACCATTTAAAGGGATTTATTATAATCCTAAGAAAATTAAAATTGAAAATGTCATTGCACAACCTTATGACAAAATTGATTCCAAGCTTTTTAAAGCTTATAAGGAACGAGACCCTCATAACGCTGTTCGTTTAATTCTCAAATCAGATCTTTCAAAGATGAGTAATTCCAAAATAGGTTATGAACCTCAAGCTCAGCTTCTTCAACAATGGCTTAAAGAAGAAATTTTTATCCAAGAACCGGAAGAGGCCTTTTATGCCTACGATCAGGAATTTAGAGTCTTTGGGGAGATTAAACATCGTCAAGCCTTGATTGGATTGGGAGGACTCGAAGAATACGGAAAAGGAATTGTTTTTCCTCATGAAGAAACATTGTCTAAGCCAAAAGCCGACCGGTTGAATCATTTAACGGCAACACAAACACAATTTGGACTTATTTTCATGCTTTATGAAGATAAAAATTATCTCATATCAAAAGAACTCCACATCGATACGTCCACAAAAATGCTTTTTGATTTTGTTGATAAAGATGATGGCGTTCGTCACCAACTTTGGTCCGTGAAGGATCAAGTGCTCACTCAAAAAATTACCGAACAAATGAAGGATAAAAAATTACTGATTGCGGATGGACATCACCGCTATGAAACCGCTTTGACTTATCGCAATCAAATGAGAGAGCGCTTTGGAAGCCTTCCTTTTTCAAAGCCGTATGATTATGCCATGATGGCTTTTGTTAATTTATATGACGAAGGATTAGTCATACTTCCTACACACCGACTGATTCGCAAGGTGTCTGAAGAAGCCAAAACCCAGCTTTGGAGTGTTCTTAAAGCTCATTTTAAAATAGATCGTTTTAAATTACCTAAAACATCCCAAAGCAAATTTATCCATGAAAAAATGACCCCAGGTCATTCCTTCAAACATGTCATCGGTCTTTGCGAAAATTTAGATGAGTTGGTCCTTCTTCACTATGAAGCGACTGTGCTTCCTCAAAACGAAATTAATGAAAAACATACGGAGGCCTGGCGCAGACTGGATGTTGTTCTCTTGCATTACCTGATCCTTGAAAAAGGACTGGGGATTGAAGAAGAGATGGTTAAGCAAGAAGAGAATCTATTTTATTGTCGAGGAATTGACGAGGCCCTTGAAAGTTTAAAGCTTTCAAAAGCCGAAATGGTCTTCTTCCTTAATCCGACTCAAAGCGAAAGCGTTCGTGATGTTGCTTTTGGAGGAGAACGAATGCCCCAAAAATCTACTGATTTTTATCCCAAGCTGATGACGGGGCTTACACTAAATCGAATGGAATTTTAG